One genomic segment of Theobroma cacao cultivar B97-61/B2 chromosome 6, Criollo_cocoa_genome_V2, whole genome shotgun sequence includes these proteins:
- the LOC18595580 gene encoding probable mitochondrial adenine nucleotide transporter BTL1 isoform X2, with protein sequence MALVVPKELEELDKPSSLSSPRPFEVRFQVPDFGVPIRDFLRTREVGEFLSGALAGAMTKAVLAPLETIRTRMVVGVGSKNISGSFIEVIEQQGWQGLWAGNGINMLRIIPTQAIELGTFECVKRAMTTAKEKWKQNESPKLQIGHVNVNFSLSWISPAAVAGAAAGIVSTLACHPLEVLKDRLTVSPDIYPSLSIAISKIYKDGGVGAFYAGISPTLIGMLPYSTCYYFLYEKLKISYCKSKKKKSLNRPEMLLVGALAGFTASTISFPLEVARKRLMVGALQGKCPPNMAAALAEVIRDEGLMGLYRGWGASCLKVMPSSGITWMFYEAWKDILLVEKRML encoded by the exons ATGGCTTTGGTTGTTCCGAAGGAGCTTGAAGAACTTGACAAGCCTTCTTCTTTGTCGTCTCCAAGGCCTTTTGAGGTCCGATTTCAAGTCCCCGATTTCGGGGTTCCCATTCGG GATTTCTTGAGGACTAGGGAAGTTGGTGAGTTTCTTAGTGGAGCTTTAGCAGGGGCTATGACTAAAGCTGTTCTCGCTCCTCTAGAGACCATCAG GACCAGAATGGTGGTTGGTGTAGGATCCAAAAACATTTCTGGTAGTTTTATTGAGGTCATTGAGCAGCAAGGTTGGCAAGGACTGTGGGCTGGAAATGGAATTAATATGCTTAGAATAATTCCCACCCAAGCAATTGAGCTTGGAACATTTGAGTGTGTCAAGCGAGCAATGACAACAGCAAAAGAGAAATGGAAACAGAATGAAAGCCCGAAACTGCAAATTGGTCATGTTAATGTCAACTTTTCTCTTTCCTGGATTTCTCCAGCTGCTGTGGCTGGTGCAGCTGCTGGAATTGTTAGTACACTTGCATGCCATCCTCTTGAAGTTCTCAAG GATAGGCTGACTGTCAGTCCTGACATTTACCCTAGCTTGAGCATTGCAATTAGCAAGATTTACAAGGATGGCGGGGTTGGTGCCTTTTATGCTGGTATCTCTCCAACACTAATTGGCATGCTTCCCTACAGTACATGTTACTATTTCTtgtatgaaaaattaaagatatCCTACtgcaaatcaaagaaaaaaaaatccctaaATCGCCCAGAGATGCTGCTAGTTGGAGCTCTCGCAG GTTTTACTGCTAGCACCATCAGCTTTCCCTTGGAAGTTGCGAGAAAACGGCTGATGGTGGGAGCTTTGCAGGGTAAGTGTCCACCAAACATGGCAGCAGCTCTTGCTGAAGTCATTCGGGATGAGGGCTTGATGGGTCTTTATAGGGGTTGGGGTGCTAGCTGTTTGAAAGTAATGCCTTCCTCTGGAATCACCTGGATGTTTTACGAAGCTTGGAAAGACATATTGCTTGTTGAGAAGCGCATGTTATGA
- the LOC18595580 gene encoding probable mitochondrial adenine nucleotide transporter BTL1 isoform X3, producing MMLKMDFESQKNNYRVFGNMALVVPKELEELDKPSSLSSPRPFEVRFQVPDFGVPIRDFLRTREVGEFLSGALAGAMTKAVLAPLETIRTRMVVGVGSKNISGSFIEVIEQQGWQGLWAGNGINMLRIIPTQAIELGTFECVKRAMTTAKEKWKQNESPKLQIGHVNVNFSLSWISPAAVAGAAAGIVSTLACHPLEVLKDRLTVSPDIYPSLSIAISKIYKDGGVGAFYAGFTASTISFPLEVARKRLMVGALQGKCPPNMAAALAEVIRDEGLMGLYRGWGASCLKVMPSSGITWMFYEAWKDILLVEKRML from the exons ATGATGTTGAAAATGGATTTCGAATCGCAGAAGAATAATTACAGGGTGTTCGGGAACATGGCTTTGGTTGTTCCGAAGGAGCTTGAAGAACTTGACAAGCCTTCTTCTTTGTCGTCTCCAAGGCCTTTTGAGGTCCGATTTCAAGTCCCCGATTTCGGGGTTCCCATTCGG GATTTCTTGAGGACTAGGGAAGTTGGTGAGTTTCTTAGTGGAGCTTTAGCAGGGGCTATGACTAAAGCTGTTCTCGCTCCTCTAGAGACCATCAG GACCAGAATGGTGGTTGGTGTAGGATCCAAAAACATTTCTGGTAGTTTTATTGAGGTCATTGAGCAGCAAGGTTGGCAAGGACTGTGGGCTGGAAATGGAATTAATATGCTTAGAATAATTCCCACCCAAGCAATTGAGCTTGGAACATTTGAGTGTGTCAAGCGAGCAATGACAACAGCAAAAGAGAAATGGAAACAGAATGAAAGCCCGAAACTGCAAATTGGTCATGTTAATGTCAACTTTTCTCTTTCCTGGATTTCTCCAGCTGCTGTGGCTGGTGCAGCTGCTGGAATTGTTAGTACACTTGCATGCCATCCTCTTGAAGTTCTCAAG GATAGGCTGACTGTCAGTCCTGACATTTACCCTAGCTTGAGCATTGCAATTAGCAAGATTTACAAGGATGGCGGGGTTGGTGCCTTTTATGCTG GTTTTACTGCTAGCACCATCAGCTTTCCCTTGGAAGTTGCGAGAAAACGGCTGATGGTGGGAGCTTTGCAGGGTAAGTGTCCACCAAACATGGCAGCAGCTCTTGCTGAAGTCATTCGGGATGAGGGCTTGATGGGTCTTTATAGGGGTTGGGGTGCTAGCTGTTTGAAAGTAATGCCTTCCTCTGGAATCACCTGGATGTTTTACGAAGCTTGGAAAGACATATTGCTTGTTGAGAAGCGCATGTTATGA
- the LOC18595581 gene encoding reticulon-like protein B22: MEGRSDVGKALGLLVCGTLVYYHCAYRNSSLLSLFSDVLIVLLCSLAILGLLFRQMNISVPVDPLEWQISQDAANSIVAWLANTVGAAESVLRVAATGHDKRLFFRVVVCLYILSAVGRLVSGATVAYAGLCLFCLCMFAENSQSIRTCVPQLQRQRNGTTVEEDNM; the protein is encoded by the exons ATGGAAGGGAGGAGCGATGTAGGGAAAGCTTTGGGATTGCTGGTATGTGGTACGTTGGTGTACTACCACTGTGCCTACAGGAATTCAAGCCTTCTATCTCTCTTCTCCGATGTCTTGATCGTTCTCCTCTGCTCCCTCGCCATTCTCGGCCTCCTCTTTCGCCAAATGAACATCTC GGTACCAGTAGATCCACTTGAGTGGCAGATCTCGCAGGATGCTGCTAATAGCATTGTTGCATGGTTAGCTAATACTGTAGGGGCAGCAGAGTCAGTTCTAAGGGTTGCAGCAACTGGGCATGACAAGAGGCTATTTTTTAGG GTTGTTGTTTGTCTTTACATATTGTCAGCTGTCGGACGATTGGTCTCAGGTGCTACGGTTGCTTATGCCG GATTATGCTTGTTCTGTCTTTGCATGTTTGCTGAGAACTCCCAGTCAATCAGAACATGTGTTCCTCAGTTACAAAGGCAAAGAAACGGCACCACTGTCGAAGAGGACAATATGTAA
- the LOC18595582 gene encoding pumilio homolog 5, whose protein sequence is MATESPMRMIESSGATKWHSSKDALVFGLPLKDMEVEELRLLLKEQRIHGDQTDTVPNRSGSAPPSMEGSFAALGNLLAQQNNSLTSSLASLSSVIENCESEEQLRSDPAYFAYYSSNINLNPRLPPPLISRENRRLARHIGGFGNNWRARSIDDSGSGSLMFYRSSLSTHGEESEDDRSPRQASDKWPEDSTVSLPEQDSASLTGRHKSLVDLIQEDFPRTPSPVYSQSRSSGITATEETIDHDVHAISSNFPSINASEVPDSNFGSTDVCMDTSALDAHTIALISQNDSLETSIPGQPCSEQTGRLPGPQKEDTSLKDASLDADASDNVQQSVVSTVESRMRKKQEAQQSHGRNIPQHYSSIQPGSPHQAQGVPAQGFSQGLSHLYSHPKFSSPESQPLLHSSGLTPPMYATAAAYVTSGNPFYPNFQPSGVYGPQYDVGGYAVSPALFPPFMPGYPSHSAIPLTFDSTVSGSSFNNRTSGASTGETTPHSSGLQHLGHFYGQHGLMLPPSLVDPLHMQYLQHPFNNVFGASVQRGHLASTGVTGGQVDSFVQKESTVAAYIGDPKLQPPINGSLSIPNPGKVGAIGGSYGGHPSMGVIAQYPSSPLASPLMPSSPVGGMSPLSRRNEIRFPPKAVPYSGWHGQRGFNSFEDSKRHSFLEELKSSNARKFEISDIAGRIVEFSVDQHGSRFIQQKLEHCSVEDKESVFKEVLPHASRLMTDVFGNYVIQKFFEHGSSEQRKELADQLVGNMLNFSLQMYGCRVIQKALEVIELDQKTQLVQELDGHIMKCVRDQNGNHVIQKCIECVPTYRIGFIISAFRGQVATLSTHPYGCRVIQRVLEHCSDEMQSQCIVDEILDAAFDLAQDQYGNYVTQHVLERGKPHERSHIISKLTGKIVQMSQHKYASNVVEKCLEYGDSTERELLVEEIIGQSDENDTLLTMMKDQFANYVVQKILDISNDRQREVLLGRVRVHLNALKKYTYGKHIAARFEQLFGEESDESGH, encoded by the exons ATGGCAACTGAGAGCCCAATGAGAATGATAGAAAGTAGTGGAGCCACAAAGTGGCACTCGTCAAAGGATGCTTTAGTATTTGGTTTGCCATTGAAAGATATGGAAGTAGAGGAGTTGAGACTGCTTTTGAAAGAGCAAAGAATCCATGGAGATCAGACAGACACAGTGCCAAATCGAAGTGGTAGTGCTCCGCCAAGTATGGAGGGTTCATTTGCAGCTCTTGGCAACCTTTTGGCTCAACAGAACAATAGTCTGACTTCAAGCTTGGCAAGTTTGAGCAGTGTCATTGAGAATTGTGAGTCTGAGGAACAACTGCGCTCTGATCCAGCCTATTTTGCCTACTATAGCTCCAATATCAACTTAAATCCAAGGCTTCCACCACCTCTCATCTCACGTGAAAATCGTCGCTTGGCACGCCATATTGGTGGTTTTGGTAATAATTGGAGAGCAAGATCTATAGATGATAGTGGCAGTGGCTCCTTAATGTTTTATCGAAGTTCACTTTCTACACATGGGGAGGAATCTGAGGATGATAGATCCCCCAGACAAGCTTCAGACAAGTGGCCAGAAGATAGCACTGTGTCTTTGCCAGAACAAGACTCAGCATCTTTGACAGGTCGGCACAAGAGTTTGGTTGATCTGATACAG GAAGACTTCCCGCGCACCCCTTCACCTGTATATAGTCAGTCTCGTTCCTCGGGCATTACAGCAACAGAAGAAACAATAGATCATGATGTTCATGCAATCTCGTCTAATTTTCCTTCTATTAATGCTTCAGAAGTACCAGATTCAAACTTTGGTTCTACTGATGTTTGCATGGATACAAGTGCCCTGGATGCTCATACTATTGCTTTAATATCCCAAAATGATTCTTTAGAGACCTCAATTCCAGGTCAGCCATGTTCTGAACAGACAGGGAGATTACCAGGCCCTCAAAAAGAAGATACAAGTTTGAAAGATGCTAGTCTGGATGCTGATGCGTCCGACAATGTTCAGCAGTCAGTTGTGTCTACTGTAGAGTCGAGAATgagaaagaaacaagaagcACAACAGTCTCATGGAAGGAATATTCCTCAACACTATTCATCCATTCAACCGGGTTCCCCACATCAGGCCCAAGGAGTTCCAGCTCAGGGCTTTTCTCAAGGATTGAGTCATCTGTATAGCCATCCTAAGTTCTCTTCTCCAGAGTCACAACCACTTTTGCATTCTTCTGGACTCACACCTCCAATGTATGCAACAGCAGCAGCGTATGTGACTTCTGGAAATCCATTTTACCCTAATTTTCAGCCATCTGGTGTGTATGGTCCACAATATGATGTAGGTGGATATGCTGTGAGTCCTGCACTTTTTCCCCCATTTATGCCCGGATACCCTTCTCACAGTGCTATTCCTTTGACATTTGATTCTACTGTGTCTGGTTCAAGCTTCAATAATCGTACTTCTGGTGCTTCAACTGGGGAAACCACTCCACATTCAAGTGGTTTGCAGCATCTGGGCCACTTTTATGGGCAGCATGGATTAATGCTGCCACCTTCCTTAGTTGATCCGCTTCATATGCAATACCTCCAACATCCTTTTAACAATGTATTTGGTGCTTCAGTTCAGCGTGGTCATTTGGCATCAACTGGTGTTACTGGGGGCCAAGTTGATTCTTTTGTGCAGAAAGAGTCGACTGTGGCTGCTTATATTGGCGATCCAAAACTTCAACCTCCAATTAATGGGAGCCTAAGCATTCCAAATCCTGGGAAAGTTGGAGCTATTGGTGGTAGTTATGGAGGTCATCCAAGCATGGGTGTCATTGCCCAATACCCATCATCACCTCTTGCTAGTCCACTGATGCCATCATCACCAGTAGGTGGAATGAGTCCTCTAAGCCGCAGAAATGAAATCAGGTTTCCTCCAAAAGCTGTACCATATTCTGGATGGCATGGACAGAGAGGATTCAACAGCTTTGAGGACTCCAAAAGGCATTCTTTTCTCGAAGAACTGAAATCCAGCAATGCCCGAAAATTTGAAATCTCTGATATAGCTGGGCGTATAGTTGAATTCAG TGTTGATCAACATGGGAGTCGTTTTATCCAGCAAAAGCTGGAGCATTGCAGTGTTGAGGACAAGGAGTCTGTTTTCAAGGAAGTCCTTCCACATGCTTCAAGATTAATGACCGATGTTTTTGGTAATTATGTTATTCAAAAG TTTTTTGAACATGGAAGTTCTGAGCAGCGAAAGGAACTTGCAGATCAACTTGTTGGAAATATGTTGAACTTTAGTCTGCAAATGTATGGTTGTCGTGTGATACAGAAG GCACTAGAAGTGATCGAGCTTGATCAAAAAACACAACTTGTGCAAGAGCTTGATGGCcacattatgaaatgtgtgCGTGATCAAAATGGGAATCATGTGATACAAAAGTGTATAGAGTGTGTCCCCACCTATAGAATTGGATTTATTATTTCTGCTTTTCGTGGCCAAGTTGCCACACTTTCTACTCATCCCTACGGTTGCCGTGTCATCCAA AGAGTTTTGGAGCATTGTTCAGATGAAATGCAAAGTCAATGCATAGTGGATGAAATTTTGGATGCTGCTTTTGATCTTGCTCAAGATCAGTATGGCAACTATGTTACACAG CATGTTCTGGAGCGGGGAAAGCCACATGAAAGAAGCCACATTATCAGCAAGTTAACTGGAAAAATTGTACAAATGAGTCAACATAAATATGCGTCAAACGTTGTTGAGAAGTGCTTGGAGTACGGTGATAGTACTGAACGAGAGCTTTTGGTTGAGGAGATAATTGGACAATCTGATGAAAATGACACTTTATTG ACTATGATGAAGGATCAATTTGCAAACTATGTGGTCCAGAAGATTCTTGATATCAGCAATGATAGACAGCGGGAAGTATTGCTGGGTCGCGTGAGAGTACATCTTAATGCTTTGAAGAAATACACTTATGGGAAACACATAGCTGCTCGGTTTGAACAACTGTTTGGTGAAG AAAGCGATGAGTCGGGACATTAG
- the LOC18595580 gene encoding probable mitochondrial adenine nucleotide transporter BTL1 isoform X1 gives MTPKATAPSQKNNYRVFGNMALVVPKELEELDKPSSLSSPRPFEVRFQVPDFGVPIRDFLRTREVGEFLSGALAGAMTKAVLAPLETIRTRMVVGVGSKNISGSFIEVIEQQGWQGLWAGNGINMLRIIPTQAIELGTFECVKRAMTTAKEKWKQNESPKLQIGHVNVNFSLSWISPAAVAGAAAGIVSTLACHPLEVLKDRLTVSPDIYPSLSIAISKIYKDGGVGAFYAGISPTLIGMLPYSTCYYFLYEKLKISYCKSKKKKSLNRPEMLLVGALAGFTASTISFPLEVARKRLMVGALQGKCPPNMAAALAEVIRDEGLMGLYRGWGASCLKVMPSSGITWMFYEAWKDILLVEKRML, from the exons ATGACCCCAAAAGCAACCGCTCCGTCTCAG AAGAATAATTACAGGGTGTTCGGGAACATGGCTTTGGTTGTTCCGAAGGAGCTTGAAGAACTTGACAAGCCTTCTTCTTTGTCGTCTCCAAGGCCTTTTGAGGTCCGATTTCAAGTCCCCGATTTCGGGGTTCCCATTCGG GATTTCTTGAGGACTAGGGAAGTTGGTGAGTTTCTTAGTGGAGCTTTAGCAGGGGCTATGACTAAAGCTGTTCTCGCTCCTCTAGAGACCATCAG GACCAGAATGGTGGTTGGTGTAGGATCCAAAAACATTTCTGGTAGTTTTATTGAGGTCATTGAGCAGCAAGGTTGGCAAGGACTGTGGGCTGGAAATGGAATTAATATGCTTAGAATAATTCCCACCCAAGCAATTGAGCTTGGAACATTTGAGTGTGTCAAGCGAGCAATGACAACAGCAAAAGAGAAATGGAAACAGAATGAAAGCCCGAAACTGCAAATTGGTCATGTTAATGTCAACTTTTCTCTTTCCTGGATTTCTCCAGCTGCTGTGGCTGGTGCAGCTGCTGGAATTGTTAGTACACTTGCATGCCATCCTCTTGAAGTTCTCAAG GATAGGCTGACTGTCAGTCCTGACATTTACCCTAGCTTGAGCATTGCAATTAGCAAGATTTACAAGGATGGCGGGGTTGGTGCCTTTTATGCTGGTATCTCTCCAACACTAATTGGCATGCTTCCCTACAGTACATGTTACTATTTCTtgtatgaaaaattaaagatatCCTACtgcaaatcaaagaaaaaaaaatccctaaATCGCCCAGAGATGCTGCTAGTTGGAGCTCTCGCAG GTTTTACTGCTAGCACCATCAGCTTTCCCTTGGAAGTTGCGAGAAAACGGCTGATGGTGGGAGCTTTGCAGGGTAAGTGTCCACCAAACATGGCAGCAGCTCTTGCTGAAGTCATTCGGGATGAGGGCTTGATGGGTCTTTATAGGGGTTGGGGTGCTAGCTGTTTGAAAGTAATGCCTTCCTCTGGAATCACCTGGATGTTTTACGAAGCTTGGAAAGACATATTGCTTGTTGAGAAGCGCATGTTATGA